The DNA window CGAAAGGTCTTTTTAAGGGACTTCCATTTCAGACTTGGTTTGGGTGCTGGTGTTGCACTGGTTTCATTTTGCATTAGGATATAATCTTTGTTATTGGGGACGGATATGGGTACAAAGATATTGTATAAAAAATTGCCTTACTGCGGAAGAAATAATTTATTCCGTAGTAAGGCAAAACCAGTGACAATAGCTACTGATGTTTGTGTGTCGGATTTTTCGAAGAATCACCGGCATGGGCAGGATCTTCACCCGGATTGATTCCTCCCGGAGGCGTTTCTTCCGCAGCGGTATCCGGAAGGATGGCTGCTGTGTCAGCAGCGGCATTGTTGTCCATTTTCATTGAATCCTGGTTGGGTTGTGCACCATTTCCACAGGAGGTCAGCATAATGGCCGATATGCCGGCAGCGAGCAAAAGACAGGTTACTTTCATGATATGGTCTTTTTTTTAAAGGTGAAGAAAAACAGTTTTAGGTATAATCGTCTTCACCTGCTGAAAGCCCCCTTTAACGATGGGAAGTGTCTGGTTTGGTGATCATGGTGTCTACCGGCACTACACGGGTGCTATCCACGCTTGGTACAGCCACTGCCAGAGAATCTACCGTTGTGGTAGTTTCTTTGCTGCTGTTGCAGGCAAAGAGCAGAATACACAACATTCCGGTGATACAGGCCACGATAAAAAATTTGTATATAAAAGGCTGCATATGGTTGGTATTAGAAACAAATATGTTATCAGATCATTTTTTTATATTAAACGAAAGAATTGTGCCAACCCTTACATTTGTAAGAAGATATTTCCCCTTAACATGAAACACGTCTTACAGATTATACAGGAAGACCAGGTATTAAAAGTTTGTATAGCCTTGCTGGTTGGCACCATCCTGGGGCTGGAACGGGAATACAAACGCAAGGCTGCAGGTATGCGTACTATGACGCTCATCTGTGTAAGCAGTGCTATCTTTACCATCCTATCTGCCGAACTGGGTTTCCCCGGCAGCCCGGATCGTGTGGCCTCCAATATCCTGACAGGCGTGGGTTTCATTGGTGCGGGTGTTATCTTCAAAAACGAATATACCATCGATGGCATCACCACGGCCGCTTCTATCTGGATAGCCGCCGCTCTGGGGATGGCAATTGGTATGAGCCAGTACGTACTGGCAGCCACCGGGCTCATTGGCGCATTGATTGTACTTATACTGATGGAGTTCACAGAAAAAAGTATCTCAGAAGTCAACGACAAACGTTACTACATTATCTTCTTCCATGAAGATAAACTTCCGCAGTTGAACATAGAACATATCCTCAACACTTTCGGACTGAAATATAAAAGGATGCTCATCATGCGTAAGGGAGACCAGATAGAAGTAAATTACACAGTCCGTGGAAATCGTAGCAAAATGGAACGATTAGATGATTTTTTGCTACAGAACGAACATATATCTCAATTTCAGGTACAACTAAATCCATTATAAACAACAGATGCCTTCATATGCAGATATGCCTTTACATTACGGCCACGTGCCTGTCTGGCTGGCCAGGCGGATGTCGCTCCTGGGCGGCGCTATTGTAGAGGCGATAGTGACAGATTACGGTAAAAGTGAAGTAATAAGGCGACTCAGCGACCCATGCTGGTTTCAGGCCCTCGGCTGCGTACTGGGCATGGACTGGCACTCTTCCGGTATCACCACCAGTGTGATGGGCGCGCTGAAAAAAGCAGTCAATCCGCGCTCACAGGAACTCGGGATTTATATCTGTGGCGGTAAAGGACGTTTCAGCCGGGAAACACCCGCAGAACTGATGCGCATCGCTGAGAAAACAGGGCTGCCCGGTGAACAGCTGGTACATAGCAGCAAACTAACAGCTAAAGTAGATAATACAGCCATACAGGATGGCTTTCAGCTATACCTGCATTCTTTTATTCTTTCTGAAGATGGGGAATGGGCCGTAGTGCAACAAGGCATGAACGATGCCAGCAGCATGGCACGCCGCTACCACTGGCACTCTTCGGCGTTCAGCTCCTATACCGAAGCACCACATACCTTTATCTACGGCCGCAACCAGGGCATGATACTCAATCTTACCGATACGGCAGCAGCATCTACTAAAACAGGTATCCTCCAGCTGCTGAAGGAAAAGCCCGCCCAGCTGCTACCGGAAATACGCAACCTGGTAATGCCCACCCATCATGATGTACGAGCCGAAAACGTGAACCTTAAACGGTTAGGTAGTGTACTCGCCCTGGCTCATGAGGTACATCCTTCCGATTTCGAATCCCTGCTCATGCTGGAAGGCGTAGGCCCGCGGACCTTACAGTCGCTGACCCTGGTCAGTGAAGTCATCCACGGTACACCTTCCCGCTTTGAAGATCCGGCCCGCTTTTCTTTTGCCCATGGCGGCAAAGACGGCCACCCTTTCCCGGTACCCACACGCATATACGACGAAACCATCGATACACTCCGGGATGCACTCAACAAAGCCAAAATAGGACATACCGATAAACAGGACGCCATCCGGAAACTCTCTGTCCTCTCTCAACAACTGGAAAAGGACTTTGAACCCAATGCCAACTTCGATAAAGTGGTGGCACAGGAAAGACGGGATTCCTGGAAATATGGCGGCAGGACTGTGTTTGGGAAAACAAGCAAACCCAAAGACGGAGATCAGTTATCTTTATTCTGACAGCAACAGCGGAAACTATGATAAACTACAATGAACTCAGCATACCGGAAGCTACCCGGCTACAGCAGGAACTACGTAAAGAAGTCATTACAACACCCTTCAAGGGTAAAGTGCAGTATGTGGCAGGAGCAGATATTTCTTTCAATAAATTTAGTACAACGGTATACGCCGGCATTGTACTGCTGCATTTCCCCAGCCTTCAGCCGGTAGGATACAGTCTTGTAAAGAAGGAGGTGACTTTTCCCTATGTGCCGGGTTTCCTGGCCTTCCGTGAAGTGCCCGCCCTCCTGGATGCATGGCAGCAGCTGCCACAAAAACCTGATGTACTCGTTGTGGATGGACACGGTATCGCGCATCCCCGCAGAATGGGCATTGCCTCCCACTTCGGCGTGCTG is part of the Chitinophaga flava genome and encodes:
- a CDS encoding MgtC/SapB family protein, yielding MKHVLQIIQEDQVLKVCIALLVGTILGLEREYKRKAAGMRTMTLICVSSAIFTILSAELGFPGSPDRVASNILTGVGFIGAGVIFKNEYTIDGITTAASIWIAAALGMAIGMSQYVLAATGLIGALIVLILMEFTEKSISEVNDKRYYIIFFHEDKLPQLNIEHILNTFGLKYKRMLIMRKGDQIEVNYTVRGNRSKMERLDDFLLQNEHISQFQVQLNPL
- a CDS encoding DUF4348 domain-containing protein gives rise to the protein MQPFIYKFFIVACITGMLCILLFACNSSKETTTTVDSLAVAVPSVDSTRVVPVDTMITKPDTSHR
- a CDS encoding DUF763 domain-containing protein, which translates into the protein MPSYADMPLHYGHVPVWLARRMSLLGGAIVEAIVTDYGKSEVIRRLSDPCWFQALGCVLGMDWHSSGITTSVMGALKKAVNPRSQELGIYICGGKGRFSRETPAELMRIAEKTGLPGEQLVHSSKLTAKVDNTAIQDGFQLYLHSFILSEDGEWAVVQQGMNDASSMARRYHWHSSAFSSYTEAPHTFIYGRNQGMILNLTDTAAASTKTGILQLLKEKPAQLLPEIRNLVMPTHHDVRAENVNLKRLGSVLALAHEVHPSDFESLLMLEGVGPRTLQSLTLVSEVIHGTPSRFEDPARFSFAHGGKDGHPFPVPTRIYDETIDTLRDALNKAKIGHTDKQDAIRKLSVLSQQLEKDFEPNANFDKVVAQERRDSWKYGGRTVFGKTSKPKDGDQLSLF
- the nfi gene encoding deoxyribonuclease V (cleaves DNA at apurinic or apyrimidinic sites), with protein sequence MINYNELSIPEATRLQQELRKEVITTPFKGKVQYVAGADISFNKFSTTVYAGIVLLHFPSLQPVGYSLVKKEVTFPYVPGFLAFREVPALLDAWQQLPQKPDVLVVDGHGIAHPRRMGIASHFGVLANQVTIGSAKKKLFGLYEEPGPAKGNHSPLTDKQGEVIGTVYRSKQNVKPIFISPGHLIDVAGSLDLVSQCVQRYRLPEPTRLAHNAVNQFRLGTLPQGYTPA